Genomic window (Bacillus pumilus):
GTAATCACAAAAACCCTCCCTCTTCTTGGTCTACTTCCTTGATTATAGTAAAGATTGGCATATTGAACAATTCACAGATTTCAATTTCACTAATTTTTCTTGTTGCTTGAAGACTTTTGATTTAGATATAGAGAGAAATTAGTGAAAATGTCCCCTTTGTAAAGATGGGTCTTTACGTCTTTGACAGTTACATCCAATAAATCCTATGATTAAAATGATAGTGCGCACTATCATTTTAAAAATAAAGAGACAGACAAACCATTGGCTATTTGGATAAGGGGGCATTCCCATGTATTCAGTATTATTTCATGCGGCTGAAGAATCCGCATCACTCGCTGGGGCAAAAGGTGTGAATTTAATCAAATTAAACAACCACGGCCTGCCAGTCCCAGAGGGATTTATTATCAAAACCAACAGCTTTGGAAGCTTTCTTTCATATCATCATCTGCATCCAGCAGAACAAAACCTTGCACAAAAAATCAAAGAAGCATCGTTTCCTTCTCAAATGGAAACAGAACTTCTTTCGTCCTTTCAATCATTACGGAAGACTTATCCTTCAGTTGCAGTTCGATCGTCTTCTGTTGCCGAAGATCTCGAAGGTGCCTCATTTGCCGGACAATACGAAACCTATTTAAATATCAAAACAAATGAAGAATTTTTACAAGCTGTCAAAGAATGCTGGTCTTCTTATTTTGCAGCGAGAGTAACTGAATATAAGGAAGAGATGGATGAAAACGAAGAAGAAATGCCGCTCATGGCTGTTGTCGTTCAAGGCTTGATTCACTCTGATGTCGCCGGTGTCATTTTCAGTGAGAATCCAGTATCGGGAAAAACAAATGAAATGATGCTGACAGCAAGCTACGGACTAGGAGAGGCCATCGTTTCCGGGCTGGTGACACCAGACACATTTACTGTAGACAAAGAGACATTTTCTATTGAAAAATCACTTGGAACGAAAGAGCTGAAAATTGTTCCCTATCAAGAGGGTGTTATCGAACAAGCAGTAACAGAGGAAATGGCTGGGCAGTTTTGCCTGAATGATGAACAGTTAGTAGAAATCACGCAAATCACCAAACAAGTAGAAGCACTTTATGGACATGGAGTCGATATTGAATTTGGAATAGCAAATGGCACATTTTATTTACTTCAAGCAAGACCAATTACCACAGCCCTCCCAAAAGAAGCAGAAGAAACAGCGGGTGCTTCTTTTCAAATGCAGCCAGAAGAGCTGCAGGATTTCTGGATTTCAATGGACGATCATATGCCTGGCCCAACGAGCCCTCTCTTCTCAAGCCTGATCATCCCAGCATTAAAAAGTGGTATGAAGAAAAATGGCGAAAAATATCAAGTACCTGATCTGAATGTAAAAGATATTAAACTTTATAGAGGCCATCTATACTCAGCACCGTCGCTGCCGGAAGCGAGCGCAGAAACTGCACCAGTTTTTGATGAGAGCATATTTGAGCTATTTCCGCATTTAAGTGAACGTATGTATGAAATTTTAGAGAAAAATTTCTTTCCTTTCTACGATAAACTCGATCGCCAAATGAAGGAACCTATGACGATTGAAGAAGCCATCATCGGCTTTGAAGAATTAAAGAATTTTTATATACAAGCATACGATGATCATTTTGATATTGTCATACCTCAAGTCATTCTATCGGCTATAATCGAAGACATGCTTGTCACGTATACTGGTGATCAAACACAAGTGATTCTGTTTCATGAGATGATGATAGGCGTGATGAACAAATCTCTTGAAACAGACAAGATGCTATCTGATATTGCAAAGAGTATCCTTCAAAATCCAGAACTTCATCAAGCATTTATGAACCATGAAAAAAACCGAGAGCTGCTTTATGCACTTAATCAATCGGAAAAAGGCAGAGACTTCATTTCGACATTAGAGGAATTTCTCCAAGTCTATGGCTGGCGATCTGTTAAAAGTCATGACCTAACAGAAGAAACATGGGTGGAAAACCCTGAGTTTATTTTAGATATCATCAGAAACAATATTCTGTACCAATGTGATTTTGATGAAGAATTTGCCCAAGCCGTTATCAAAAGACAAGAATCATATGAGCTTTTTATGAGTCAAGTAAAGGATGAAGCATTTAAAACAAAGTTTGAAACACTTTATCAATTTGCCCTAAAGGCCGCTCATATCCGAGATGATCATCACTTCTACATCGATGCCATGTTAGATGCAAAAGCTAGAATATACCTTTTGAAAATGGGTGATCTTCTTGTCCAAAAAGGAGCGATTCCCCATCAAGAAGATCTATGGTACCTCTACGATGAGGAGGTACACAAAGCACTCACAACGTCTGCCACATTCGATACAGTCATCGCACAACGAAAAATTGACATGAAAGAAAATGAAGCCATTCAACCACCAGCTTATATGGGCACCCCAACTGAAGCTGAATTGCAACAAGTAGAAAAAATGCTTGGTTCATTAAGAGAAAATGAAAACAACACAAACGATGTGATCCATGGAATTGGTGCCTCTAGCGGTATTGTTTCTGGAAGAGTAAAAGTGATTACCTGCGCTGAGGAATTCTCACAATTTCAAAAGGATGATATTTTAGTTTGCAAAACGACCACACCTTTATGGACGAGCTTATTTAGAGATGCAAAAGCAGTCATTACTGATGCTGGCGGCATTTTGTCTCATTCAGCTATTATTGCCAGAGAGTATATGATGCCAGCCGTCCTAGGTACCCGAATAGCGACTGAAACACTTCAATCCGGTGACCTTGTGACAGTAGATGGAAGCAATGGACGCGTTCACATATTAAAACAGCATTCACGTGTCTAGCTTTACCTTTTTTGATCATATTGGCGGTCATAGGTTTTATCGGTATACTTACTTTGTTGCAAACACATTCATAATCTGAGGTGAGTATGCTTGTTAAAATCTACAAATCAACGAATCATTCGCGCAACAATGGATTTATTAACTGAAAAGGGCTATCAAAAAACCACAACAAAAGAGATAGCAACAAAAGCGAATGTAAGCGAAGCGACGATTTTCCGCAACTTTAAAAACAAACGCGGCGTCATTGCTGCCATTATGAAAATGAAATCAACACCGACAAAAACCCTAGAAGCAGAATTTAAAGGCGATTTATACACCGATTTAAAGTTTCTCGGTTCCTATTTCCTTGAAGATTTAACTTCAAAAAAGGAATTTATTTATATCAGCATGCGAGAACCAGCTATGTACAAGGATTTGACCAGTCACGAAAAAATTTATCCTCAAGAGCTAAGGGAAATGCTGATACAATATTTCAAAAAGATGGGATCCCAGTATCGAGTATTAAAAGAAAAAGAAGACATTTATGCAGACATTTTCCTTAGTACGTATTTCGGTTTTTTTATTCAACAGCTAGAGCAAGACTTCCAACTCGTTTTAACTCAAAAAGAAGATTTTATTGAAACATGCACACACATTTTCATGAGAGGAATTTCTCCCGCTTAAAGGGTGAAATTCTTCTTTTTTACAAAAGGTGGTATACACATTGAGGTTACAAAAAGAGAGCTTGATTATTTATTCTTTGTTACTTGGAGCTATACTAGTTCCTATCAACTCAACGATGATCGCAGTCGCTCTATCTTCCATATCAACTTATTATAATCAATCCATTTCAAACATTACTTGGGTTGTCACGATTTACCTGATTGTCATGGCGGTCACTCAGCCTATCGCTGGTAAGTTAGGAGATATATACGGGCACCGCCGCATGTATTTAACCGGAGTGACACTCTTTTTAGTAGGCTCGATTGGATGTGCTTTCGCGCCTAATCTAGCTTTTCTCATCACCTTTCGATCCATTCAAGCAGCTGGCGGGGCTATTTTAACACCGAATAGCATTGCATTGATTCGTGCAACAGTATCACCAGAAAAACTGTCTAAAACAATGGGGTACTTTGGATTTGGTGCTGGCATTGGGGCCGCACTTGGGCCTTTTATTGGATCGATTCTTATTCAGAGCTTTGATTGGCATTCCATATTCTTAGTGAATATCCCATTTTTGTTCCTTACACTTGTCACCGGTGTTTTACTCATTCCACAAATAAAGCATACACGCTTACAAGCAAAGGTAGATATCATCGGTTCATTGTATTTAACCATCGGAATTTCCACAATCATTCTATGCACAAAAAGCCAGCTATTAAATGAATATTTAATTTATGGAAGTATAACTTTAATTGTGATTCCTTTATTCTTTAAACATGTACGGAAAGTAAAGAATCCAATCATCGATTTGTCCCTATTTAAAAACAGTTCATTTACAAATGCGAACCTGTCTATCATGCTAAGTAATTTTGTCATGTACGCCATCCTTCTCATTATGCCGCTGTTTATGGAACAACAACTTGCTCTTTCACATACTCAGAGCGGTGTGATTCTATCGGTATTTTCGCTTTGTATGTCTGTGAGCGGTTTGCTAGGGGCAAGACTTCATCCGAAAAAAGGCGCGAAAAAAATGATTCGCTTTTCTTTTCTCTGCCTCACTTTATCAGGTATCATGCTCATCACACTGAGTCAGTATCCAACACTACCACTGCTGATCATTACACTAGTTGCAGGAGGAATCTCATCAGGAATTGGTATGACAAGTATGCAGATGGCCTCTTTAACATCTGTTGATCAAAGCTTATCTGGTTCAGCATCGGGTATTTTCTCTACCTTTCGATATTTTGGCAGTATCATTTCATCAACATTGATTGGGATCGTGAGTGGTTTTCAATCTTTATTTATTGTATTAATGGGCGCAGGAATCCTTGGTTTCTTCTTATCTCAACGTGTCAAAACAAAATCCACAGCTTCATCATCTGGGCACTCCGCCTAATAACTCCCTACGCTCTATGTTGATGTAGAGCGGGGGAGTTTTCAACATTTGTATCACTGTAAGCTATAGCGGGTACAGTAATCAAATATTGAAAATCCTTTTTTGAAGATGTAAAAAAGGTATATGACTAGACAAAAAGAATTTTCAGATGGAATTTATCCCCTTTTCCCTACCTAAAAGCTATTTTTCTTCTCTTCCAGCAATGATAACTTCGATTTTTTTTCACAATTTTTGTGGTATGCTTTTTGAAAATAGAGGACGCAAAGGAGCGGAAGAATGGAACGTGTAAAATATATTTTGATCTGTCTATCAGCTCTACTGTTATTCCTGTCAGGCTGTGGAAAAGACCAACAATTTACTCCACCTGCCAGCTCTCAATCGATCGCTGTCATTTCTCAATTAAAAAAGGCCTCCTTTTCCATAGTCGATTTACAAAAAAACAAAATGATCTCTTCCGTTGATTTAAAACATCCGCTCACTGATCTTATCAAAATCAACAAAGAAGTCATCATCGCAACAAGTAAAGAAGGTGAATCGCTGATTGAAATTAATTTAAAAAAGGGCACAGTGACAGATTATATGGATGTGAATAAAGGGCTGACTTCCCTCAC
Coding sequences:
- a CDS encoding PEP/pyruvate-binding domain-containing protein — encoded protein: MYSVLFHAAEESASLAGAKGVNLIKLNNHGLPVPEGFIIKTNSFGSFLSYHHLHPAEQNLAQKIKEASFPSQMETELLSSFQSLRKTYPSVAVRSSSVAEDLEGASFAGQYETYLNIKTNEEFLQAVKECWSSYFAARVTEYKEEMDENEEEMPLMAVVVQGLIHSDVAGVIFSENPVSGKTNEMMLTASYGLGEAIVSGLVTPDTFTVDKETFSIEKSLGTKELKIVPYQEGVIEQAVTEEMAGQFCLNDEQLVEITQITKQVEALYGHGVDIEFGIANGTFYLLQARPITTALPKEAEETAGASFQMQPEELQDFWISMDDHMPGPTSPLFSSLIIPALKSGMKKNGEKYQVPDLNVKDIKLYRGHLYSAPSLPEASAETAPVFDESIFELFPHLSERMYEILEKNFFPFYDKLDRQMKEPMTIEEAIIGFEELKNFYIQAYDDHFDIVIPQVILSAIIEDMLVTYTGDQTQVILFHEMMIGVMNKSLETDKMLSDIAKSILQNPELHQAFMNHEKNRELLYALNQSEKGRDFISTLEEFLQVYGWRSVKSHDLTEETWVENPEFILDIIRNNILYQCDFDEEFAQAVIKRQESYELFMSQVKDEAFKTKFETLYQFALKAAHIRDDHHFYIDAMLDAKARIYLLKMGDLLVQKGAIPHQEDLWYLYDEEVHKALTTSATFDTVIAQRKIDMKENEAIQPPAYMGTPTEAELQQVEKMLGSLRENENNTNDVIHGIGASSGIVSGRVKVITCAEEFSQFQKDDILVCKTTTPLWTSLFRDAKAVITDAGGILSHSAIIAREYMMPAVLGTRIATETLQSGDLVTVDGSNGRVHILKQHSRV
- a CDS encoding TetR/AcrR family transcriptional regulator → MLKSTNQRIIRATMDLLTEKGYQKTTTKEIATKANVSEATIFRNFKNKRGVIAAIMKMKSTPTKTLEAEFKGDLYTDLKFLGSYFLEDLTSKKEFIYISMREPAMYKDLTSHEKIYPQELREMLIQYFKKMGSQYRVLKEKEDIYADIFLSTYFGFFIQQLEQDFQLVLTQKEDFIETCTHIFMRGISPA
- a CDS encoding MFS transporter — encoded protein: MRLQKESLIIYSLLLGAILVPINSTMIAVALSSISTYYNQSISNITWVVTIYLIVMAVTQPIAGKLGDIYGHRRMYLTGVTLFLVGSIGCAFAPNLAFLITFRSIQAAGGAILTPNSIALIRATVSPEKLSKTMGYFGFGAGIGAALGPFIGSILIQSFDWHSIFLVNIPFLFLTLVTGVLLIPQIKHTRLQAKVDIIGSLYLTIGISTIILCTKSQLLNEYLIYGSITLIVIPLFFKHVRKVKNPIIDLSLFKNSSFTNANLSIMLSNFVMYAILLIMPLFMEQQLALSHTQSGVILSVFSLCMSVSGLLGARLHPKKGAKKMIRFSFLCLTLSGIMLITLSQYPTLPLLIITLVAGGISSGIGMTSMQMASLTSVDQSLSGSASGIFSTFRYFGSIISSTLIGIVSGFQSLFIVLMGAGILGFFLSQRVKTKSTASSSGHSA